atatttaacattttttcTAGGAACCAAGAAATCCTTGTTTAGAAACACATGGACTATGTGGACAATATTCTTGTTATCGTGATCCAACTAATTCAAAACTTGGTTATCGATGTCAATGTCCAATTGGATTTAAAGCGATCAGTACAACTAATCCACAATGtgttaatataaatgaatgtttaGAATATACAAATGatgatatttgtttaaatgGTGGAATTTGTATTGATAAAGAACCGTATTCAACTATTGAACATGGTGTAACAGAAGTAACCTATGGATTTCAGTGAGctgaaatattcattatttaaattcacatggtattgtttgtttgaatcttcccattgttatttaggactacaatagatcagtctcttatcggcatatgtgcatactgtgcggattgcctcgatattgccttaattcacaagtaatctaaacaaagatggatagtggctagcatctcaaagttgatgttcactctggaactcaaaCTCAACTCTGATAAGTACATAACAGCAACAACTCACCAAGTATAACTTTTGGCTAATTAGTTACAAAAGTGCTGACGGAGCCAATTTTCTAGTTATAACACTCTTAATTTTCTTAAAAGAGATCtctaataaaaaacaatatgtATTTAGAGGGGAAGGAAGGTTGAATGAACCTTTCGATCTTGTTACATTGAACtcccactattattattacaaaacaTACTTTGACATTCATTTTGTTCTAAATAGTTCTGTTATTAGACAAAAAACAATTTACTTTTAAATTCTTTGATTCTCCTGTTTCATTCTCTGCACCACCATAATTCAGTACATAGTAGAATTGGATTTCTAATCAAACCTAGAAATTCATCCTTGAGCATTTAATTCTTTCTGTCATTAAGTCAATCGAAAACATGAGTATTTCCTTTGAAATCTGTGAGTAACCATTATCAGGCCAGAAATATAATCCAGGAACTCTCAGTCAGTGCATCACCTTTAAGCTATTGAGTATTGAACGGGTCTTGTTTACTTATGGTTGAGGAGTCTTATGCCAGAATGACACAGATATCTAATGTTTACTGGTTTTCGAAGGTATCCTCACTGTTGTCGGTTTGTAATGACAACCACCTATGAATTGAATTGAACTGCATAAAACTCCTTATCTAAACTAtgatttattacatttttaagGTGTATATGTCAAAATGGTTATTCTGGACAACGTTGTGAACATAGGCCACCGCCATTGGAATGGACTATATGGTCTGCATGGACAGATTGTTCAGTTAAATGCGGTATTGGTGTGCATAAACGTTTTCGTAATTGTTCCTTACCTAATCGTTGTATTGGATCATATGTACAAGTCAGTAAATGTCAGGGTCACATATTATTTTGTGAAAATGAAGGGATTAATGAAGTAATTCAATCAGGATCAAATATCATAAAAAGTGTAAGTAAAAATtctgttatttatttgtatgaGTTGGTGTATTCTCAATTGTCTGCTTtactatttaattaattaaccgACTAATTCATAAACGGAATGATCAATAGTCAAACGAATAGACTgaatgattgattgactgacagTCAGTCAATCTAACATAATCAATTTAGAACCTCATACAAATGTATATCGGTTCAAATCCCCACACTAGACTAGTATATCGTCGTAAAGTTACTAAGACAAAATTCCAGAATGGTAAAAGCTTCAATATTATAAGTAGAGTTTAGAAAGATTAGGTATAGgaaggagaaaaaaaagtaTATGGATATTTCGCGATTCCAGTTCTAATGGAAGACAAAGATTGAATGCATCTGCGTTACTGAGCATGATTCTAAGCTATGTCATAACTGTTAACAATTAGTCACTAAGCGAATCATCAGTACTTAATTTTTTTGGTAAAATTTAATTTCCAGCCATTCAACATATGGAATGATCAGAAATTAGCAACAGTATGTAGTTGATGTCCCCTTCCCTCCATGTAATATTTGCAAATATATCCTCTCAACAGAAAAGATAAATTAATAACTATGAGTGATATGACCGGGACTAAAAAGCAAAATtacatttaatagttaaattcatgagttaattgaagctagaccaccatagaagacttggaagcactggacgaccgtttcgtcctagcattgcatatccacgatcccgccccctgcaagacttgaacccaggacctatcggtctcacgcgcgaacgcttaacctctagaccattgaaccggaatccaacgatgttaatgtcaaacttcaaccaatccactaaatGACATTTCTTCTACTCATTGTGATACTTGATTAACATTGATTCCGTATTTTTAATTCAACATATTGGTTGTTCAGggtaatatttttgtttttccgttatgataatttgttcagtataatattaatttatttgagtgTGATGTTGATTCaagatacgatattcttgtattaaattaacatgaactaGGCTCAGCATGACATGCAGCATGTGAATTTGTTAGAACTCTGGGTATTTTTCAGCGATTCGATGTCATCctaattaattatcaaaatgggtgtaTAAATCAATGTATCAATGAATGTCATTTTGACTAAGGTTATCGTCGTGTTTTGgtgttaataaatcttcatatGTACCAGTCTGGGTGTTCGTGCTTCATGTCGTGGGGAAATGCAGTGGTTTCTTGTTTTAGAAGCATAAGAAATCAGCGATTCCAACATAACAATTAGCAACAaccagtcataacaattggtgGTGCAGATATAACAGTTAGCAGTTTATGCACTTCTGaatatttatcatatatatatcattttgcACCTCAATTATAGATAAGATTATCACGAGTAGTTAGTATGGCAGCTCAAGTTCCTGTATTGTCCAGTAGAATATATTCATCTATTGTAGGATTATAGCTCATTTGGCGTTGCTAAACATTTCATACTGAATGAATAGAATTCAACCAGTTTCTGTCCAACTATTAGCCTAAATGATTCAGTTTTGTGAGACACTGTATATCACGATTCCTAAGTTCATAGCATCCCTAACAATTTCTTTGTATTAACTTTTTTACCATATTCATTATACACAATCAATAGCTGAGAGAAATCCCTACGTTGAGAACCTTTGATCAAGATTTTGGAAATGTCTAAATAAGACGTCATAGATGTATGcatatactattattatttcgatTCGCATGTTACGTGACTATACGAGTAAAACACTACGCTACAGTCCACCCGTCATCTGATGGTGTTAATGTCGCAAGACAAACTGGAGTAATACACATTTATGCCGCAATCTACGTTGattgtgactgactgaccacAGTTTCCTCAATACTAACATGACTGAGATAAATTCTTGTGATTTAATTAAGCGATTTATTTGCAGGCATCTCTGTGTTATTTACAGCATTAATAATACTCGATTTCACTGAAAtgatgaactgatcaatgttaattCACCAATGAATAGTGGTAAAACTCAATAACCTCCAAGACCTTGTACGTACAGTACTGATAAAATTGGCTTCGTTAAATACGATTTTTTCTATTACACCCAATCTCCTTATTTTTGGGAAATTTTGGGGAGGCCCCCATAGAAACTTTTGGGAAAGTGGCGCAAATACCTCAAAATTTCCACAGATCCTGGGAAATTCCCCAAAATTTTGGCGGCCATTGGGGAAAACCCAAAAATTTTCTCAAGATAGGGAGATTAAGCAATAAATAATTTTCGGTAAAAAATATGGAGATTTGAACAAATTCTTGTTTCCTAAGCGCTTAATAAGTGAATATTCTCAAAATATATAAACACGTTTttcatctgatattaataacagtgGTAATTACCACTCATTCATTATCACTCATAAATGATTACAAACAGTCTAGCGCCGTATAACACTTCATTGATAGTAAAGTTTATTCGAATTCTATATACTATATGAATTCTATATTTATCGCCTCCCATTTCTTTTATAGTTTCACATTAATTCTATATACAATAGGTTGTAAACATTCAATTTGATTGAAGAAGTTTCATGTATTTATTAGGCATAATCAATTAgctaaaataaatgtaaatcagGGTAACTTCTGgcaataaataaaagttttgcTAAAAGTGTAGCGTAAAAATGCAATTCCGAAAGTGATtactgttgtgactttaagtccagctagttatcacgtaatttattcgccaatcgaaatacgatttATTCACTTTCGTACTGTATTGAACCAATTACCTTCGAGTGGTttgatcagcctagcgtccttattggtcctttgctCGCCTAGTCCattcagttgagtccagaacaccaacaaTAGCTTGTACTATGAGAAACATTTACTGCAGACGTTccgggtttatatatcaaccaaacagaccgcaacgcatcataaaataagaaataacattcatacacaataaagccaaaatgtggctgtgaacgtgggagactgtaatcagtAAACTAAACATAAATTAgaaacagtaaatcgtacaataataatctataggtcaaaatggagcttataataaggggaatatagatatatacagtctaattactgaatagttatacaataacaatatatagataatattagtccattaataggtctctgAAGTTATTCGTTACTTAATCTTCGTGTAGATATAACAATTACAATTCAAATGACATATGAAATACGATTTTTAAAGAAATGATTACtgattacatactacttatattaatcTACTTTATTTCTTAGTGGTATACAGAATGGTATCTTcatgaaaattattcattcaatgaTACATATTATCACAGTAATTTACATATGAatcaaaatacattttattcaacACATCTCCATGTTTCCAATATGATCGGTATTGTGTTGGAATGGATTACAACTATACAATTAACTTATCAATGGACAATAACAGAATTAATAGTATTCTATACaattataatgatgatattaaTCTTACCAATATATTTCatgattatttgtttaattaaattaattcaatatGTATTACATGAGAATAGAATGAGGTGTAATTGTAGAATTATGTAATCGATTGTAATTCTATCGAAAAAGTTAATCCTTATTTAATCACTTATCAAATTTATGTAaatctttgttgttgttgtctagACATTTATTTGCGGAAAATTGAATAAATCTATGACATAGAAGAGAATACAGTTTCGTTGTTCTCTTTCTGTGAAATAAAGTTgatcggcgagactctaatttatggacgacatttgaatgaatcttaagtgaccttgagaaatatgaaccaatcagcaaacagtcagtatagagtaaaaagatgttattcaaaaccaaggaaataaagtggatacacttcttatacgtggttcaaaaacttgtcaaggttcgAAAGAGGTTCAGAGATTCTAAAAttgtaatgcatgcagtagaggaaatcatccatacggcaaCAGAATAGTCCGCCTCTGgggccatgataaagtctcaaaaactctttcagcctcaacCACATAGctccaatattgtttatgtgcactccagGTTTTGAGGACATAAAAtactacttgtggataacgacatgaTACACATAACCAAGCTTATGTGGGAGTCTaaacgctctccaatcatccgtatatattgtagtacctgatTGCAGACAGTGTTACTGGTTCTTTTatcatccagttcgcaataactGTCGTAATTTGtcttagttaggaattagatttacggttttcatcacgaattgacacaagctataatgccagaaatttatttagtcaaatggatgaaaggctttcacgccaaaatccaagatttctcatcttatacctgattggttcgtacACAAATTATATTcttgccgttttatttgttatagtcgCTCAATTAACACGTTTTGCACAAAATGTCTTGTGAACCCATTGTACGTTAGCACTGAGCCCTGAAGTTGGCGccataaccttgaaatctctattACGCTTCTGATTGACTTGTCCATAGATTAGTGTCTCGTCCAACTTACTATTATTCGTAAAACTCAGTAATTACATATGATGTATATTGAAACCGGTGACGTAATACTTCGCCCAAGTAATCCGCTCAGTGTGCACATATAAAAACAGAAACGGATCAGTAATAATCCttattatataaataacaaaaaattgTAAACGCTTATTAATACCTTCATGCTCATCTGATAGTTTAGTGGTTATCTTCTGAGCCCGTAATTTGATTCCATTAAGAAGGAACAGTAAATGAGCAGTGTACATAAATTCCCCTTttgattcattattttatactGGGGCCAACCCCGTTTTTAAAACTCGTCAGTCTTCCGTTCGTGTTGTTATTCGTATTGCTTATGTTTTTCTATCTCTTCTACTCGTTTTTTTCCTCGGTTAGTAATAGCCCTACATTCATTTggtgatacatattacttatatctgtctgtATAACTAGCGCACAACACGCATTTACAAGTAAGACTATTCAAACTAGGCGACACAGTGAaggttatttttaaaaatatatagtaCGAAAACTTATAACTAAATTATGGTGATGATAAGATCGTATTTAAGTTATTCACAAACTGCTCTTCAAGAGAGGATATGTTTGCTCGAACTTATAGACTGGCtgtcataattttaattctcATATTTCATACCTTCACCACTCAAAATATCTGTAAAGAACAGCTGCTACGCTTGTTTGTGATGGGTCAAAGATTGAGGGAACTTGGGATACTAAAACTACTCAGCTGATAATTATCTAAACACTAACAGTGACAATTGTATATGGAACAACCGTAACGGCTGTATAGTATGCTATAACATCGTAACATCAATGCTTAGCTTAAGAAAGCCAAATGTATCTTTTTAAACCAGTTCATCATATCCTTGTAACCTTAACATTTTGACAGTCTTGATCAACTACCATTACATTAAAGCTTCCCAATGAACGGAATAGAGTGCGATCAATCTTTTAAAGTTACCGTCAGAATCAATGTGAGACAAGCATTGACATTACCACTCTTAGCAACAATTATACCATCTAACCTAGCTAAcgtacttttttaaaaaatatgccCACACTATCTAAACGCCTTTACAATGTTGATTCGATGTTCGTCAGAAAATGTTGATCATGAATCGAAAGTGGGGGTGTGACGGAAAAAATATGCAGAAAATCCCTCCAAAGCATTTCATCGGATagtattttcatttatgttTTTTTCACTATTTCGCATTCTAACCTTTGTTCAGGTCTCTTAACCATACCTCATGTCCCTTGTTCATCGTCATCTGAGCTTTTATTATTCAACCTTGGTTAAAAAATCACCATTGACTACTCGATCTGACAACTGCATGTTGCCGGATAACTGACAATAAGGTAGTGTTTGACTCAACTCAAGATCACTGTGTGGTCCAGTGTAtttttgttaatcttcatcTTTCTGTTTGAAAAGGTTACTGGAATCCTTACAGGTAGATATTTCATCCCATATTGTTGGGATTACTTTTATTGACCCTTATGTATCGGATATTTTTTGTAACTATTCATTTTTGCTGTTTGGCACGTCATTTTGCGCTAGGGGATTATTTTATTGCATaacacaggctgtaccgtttgagatattttgtacattcgacataatgtgtttttttctttaactaGAACCGTTTAAATTGAGCACAAAATTTGTGCTTTGATATAGTTTTATACGAGTCGCTCAAAAACGCTTCGCACGCCATACAGAAGAACGTAGGTTGACCCAACTCAATAAACTTTGTTTCTTTAGTTCTGTATTCAGACCGAATACTGAGATTTCACTCATTACAGATGTTTGGGAGGCGTAACTAACTACACGTAAAAATTCAAAAGAGTAGAACCGGAAGTAGAATTAGTTGTCAGGCACGTAGATATACACACTTCTTAGAAAGCAATATCTATAAGTGGTTATGGTTATGATGTAAGGTGCAAACTATGTAAGCGACGTCTACCTAAAAATTCCCAAACAATTTCATATGTTTTAAGATACAAAAATGTGCTAGCTTTTTTAGCTCTTTTGAGTGTAATCATCGTATGGCATGTCTTATTAGGTTATCATCTAAGCTGTACAGTAACTGAGTTCGTAGACTTAAACCCAATTCAGTATAATGAGCTTACTTATATCGATTATTTGTTTGTCTCTTTCTGGTTAAATACTTTGATGCTGCTTCAATCAAAAGGCACAACTTCAAAGTCATAGTGTCTAACAGCTTCTCAGACTGTCCCATGGTGGGCAGATGACATTTAGTTCAATGTAGGCAAGATCTTACCAAGTataatcatattttaataaGGGTAGAAAAGAATAATATGGACAGAGCATCAAGTCAAGCCGCTATACATGAAAATCGTATGGAATCAAACGGTTAGTCGACATCAGCCTATCTTGATCCTCAAAATTCACGGCAAACGCTCTAAAGTTCAATGATCTGTCATCTTTCGTAGGGATGCATTCATTATGACAAATAATTTAGCTAAGGTTCAACCTTAATTCACTGAAATAACAGCTCTATTACTTGCGTTTCTGTTCTCAATTCATTTTCATCGTTATTAGGTGTGATCATCCTTTTTTTCTTATGTAGCTTTTAAAAGCGATCGGATAATTCTACCATAAATACCCTGGACAGTCCCAAAGATGAAGAAGCACGGTCATCCTTGAATAGGCCAGGATATCCGATGTTTattaagacaaaagaagaaaagtTGGAATGTTGCTATcagccttggcacagcaggttcGATGGAACGCTACACATCGGTAAGAAACACATGTATAATTAAAATCcggaagctcaaagaaaatatgaaatgcagttggctcattctgcactcaagcagcctaagagaatattctcgtgCATAAACTGCGGAACAAGAATGCATCATTGGATTCACAACCTAATTAAAGAAGGgaatgaatctgaaatgatagaggaagatcaggaaaaagcagaggttatggctgactaagttggggcagttttcactcaagAACCTTCTCTAGACAAAGAATCAGACCGAAaaacagagtcaacaaaccataTGCTCATCGTGAACTTCGGTCAAGACGATGtacttaaggctcttagcaacAATCAACAAAATCACACACCCCCCAAAAAAAATTTTCGAGATATATTGTACAATATATCACGgtcccactgactgtgatattcaatatgtcaacTGACCAGGGTGTGTtgcctatggactggaaggacgcaatcgtcactcccatacataaaacaggaccaagacaaCTTCCATCAAACTACAGACTTGTAAACCTCACCAGTGTTGCGGTTAAAATATTGCAAAGAAtagtcaaacggaccataacggcatttatggaaaACGAATAACTTGCTAAACATAGAACAatatggttttagaaagggtctatcttTATAGGGTCTGTCCTTATAGCAAGGGAATTTTGGATAAAGGTGCTAGACaatggaaactcagtggatgctGTCTACACAAACTTCATTAAGGCTTTCGACAAGGTGCTAACTAATAGAC
This genomic stretch from Schistosoma haematobium chromosome 5, whole genome shotgun sequence harbors:
- a CDS encoding hypothetical protein (EggNog:ENOG410V4PR~COG:T), translated to MANYELPLYIKEGYWIPESLITICTPEAIHKSLIDIIYEFTQEDYEKSDTISIRNLFTRTGKYYDGGYLNILSFLINICQCLRERHTDLHCPNPCAKPNVCHDDMNSNGLCMIISNDELLNNIPSNIRNKLGSIYTYDYECVCVDDYTFNHTLKKCVPIRKHCDSSICLNNGECEYLPEEERIIPNIEFICKCPPAWKGLSCEEPRNPCLETHGLCGQYSCYRDPTNSKLGYRCQCPIGFKAISTTNPQCVNINECLEYTNDDICLNGGICIDKEPYSTIEHGVTEVTYGFQCICQNGYSGQRCEHRPPPLEWTIWSAWTDCSVKCGIGVHKRFRNCSLPNRCIGSYVQVSKCQGHILFCENEGINEVIQSGSNIIKSWYTEWYLHENYSFNDTYYHSNLHMNQNTFYSTHLHVSNMIGIVLEWITTIQLTYQWTITELIVFYTIIMMILILPIYFMIICLIKLIQYVLHENRMRCNCRIM
- a CDS encoding hypothetical protein (EggNog:ENOG410V4PR~COG:T) — translated: MNSNGLCMIISNDELLNNIPSNIRNKLGSIYTYDYECVCVDDYTFNHTLKKCVPIRKHCDSSICLNNGECEYLPEEERIIPNIEFICKCPPAWKGLSCEEPRNPCLETHGLCGQYSCYRDPTNSKLGYRCQCPIGFKAISTTNPQCVNINECLEYTNDDICLNGGICIDKEPYSTIEHGVTEVTYGFQCICQNGYSGQRCEHRPPPLEWTIWSAWTDCSVKCGIGVHKRFRNCSLPNRCIGSYVQVSKCQGHILFCENEGINEVIQSGSNIIKSAQHDMQHVNLLELWVFFSDSMSS